One window from the genome of Roseomonas haemaphysalidis encodes:
- a CDS encoding ABC transporter substrate-binding protein, with translation MLRRRPFLLSAGAALALPSVARAQGGPRPSVTVAVQKIANSNTLEPLRESSNVSTRLMASYAETLLMTDWLGDLSLQPGLATAARRVDDRTLEVTLRDGVRFHDGRTMTAEDVAFSFGPERMGARAGEAAALFGSVPTNRQDRAAPPEVAAIARRAFQGLARVEVVDARTVRFVHDRPTPAIEGRFAQLAGMVVSRAAFEAAPSWLDWARKPVSTGPYAIEEFRPDRSLTLVAHDAYWGGRPPLARIRFVEVPEVSSRLNMLASGEADFACDVPPDLIAQVDASPRHHVVGGLIMNMRLSVFDKSNPVLADARVRRALTHSIDRQSIVDALWDNRTEVPRGEQFPFYGAMYQPDWQAPRFDLAEARRLLKEAGYKGEPIPYRLLNNYYTGQVATAQILVEGWRQAGLNVAIETRENFPQVLAKDSPRGVWDWSNSASFNDPLSSMPTAHGPEGQQWQVGAWRNEEFGTLCGILAGSIDHDTRARAFRRMLEIAEREDPAYTVLHRTVNFTAKRRDLPWKPGQSFGMDFRARNWAA, from the coding sequence ATGCTGCGCCGCCGCCCCTTTCTGCTGTCCGCCGGCGCCGCGCTCGCCCTGCCGAGCGTGGCGCGCGCCCAGGGCGGCCCGCGCCCCTCCGTCACGGTGGCGGTGCAGAAGATCGCCAACAGCAACACGCTGGAGCCGCTGCGCGAGTCCTCCAACGTCAGCACCCGGCTGATGGCCTCCTATGCCGAAACCCTGTTGATGACCGACTGGCTGGGCGACCTGTCGCTGCAGCCCGGCCTCGCCACCGCCGCCCGCCGGGTGGACGACCGCACGCTGGAGGTGACGCTGCGCGACGGCGTGCGCTTCCACGACGGCCGGACCATGACGGCCGAGGACGTCGCCTTTTCCTTCGGCCCCGAGCGCATGGGGGCGCGGGCCGGTGAGGCCGCGGCGCTGTTCGGCAGCGTGCCCACCAACCGCCAGGACCGCGCGGCGCCGCCCGAGGTCGCGGCCATCGCGCGCCGCGCCTTCCAGGGGCTGGCCAGGGTGGAGGTGGTGGATGCCCGCACCGTGCGCTTCGTGCACGACCGCCCGACGCCGGCCATCGAGGGCCGCTTCGCGCAGCTCGCCGGCATGGTTGTTTCCCGCGCCGCCTTTGAGGCCGCGCCGTCCTGGCTGGACTGGGCGCGCAAGCCGGTTTCCACTGGCCCCTATGCCATCGAGGAATTCCGCCCCGACCGCTCGCTGACGCTGGTGGCACACGATGCCTACTGGGGCGGGCGGCCGCCGCTGGCGCGCATCCGCTTCGTGGAGGTGCCGGAGGTGTCCTCGCGCCTCAACATGCTGGCCTCCGGCGAGGCCGACTTCGCATGCGACGTGCCGCCCGACCTGATCGCCCAGGTGGATGCCAGCCCGCGCCACCACGTGGTCGGCGGGCTGATCATGAACATGCGGCTTTCGGTGTTCGACAAGAGCAACCCGGTGCTGGCCGACGCCCGTGTCCGCCGCGCGCTCACCCACAGCATCGACCGCCAGAGCATCGTCGATGCCCTGTGGGACAACCGCACCGAGGTGCCGCGCGGCGAGCAGTTCCCCTTCTACGGCGCCATGTACCAGCCCGACTGGCAGGCGCCGCGCTTCGACTTGGCCGAGGCCCGCCGGCTGCTCAAGGAAGCCGGCTACAAAGGCGAGCCCATCCCCTACCGGCTGCTGAACAACTACTACACCGGCCAGGTCGCCACCGCGCAGATCCTGGTGGAAGGCTGGCGGCAGGCCGGGCTGAACGTGGCGATCGAGACGCGCGAGAACTTCCCGCAGGTGCTGGCCAAGGACAGCCCGCGCGGCGTCTGGGACTGGTCCAACAGCGCCTCCTTCAACGACCCGCTGTCCTCCATGCCCACCGCGCACGGGCCGGAAGGGCAGCAGTGGCAGGTCGGCGCCTGGCGCAACGAGGAGTTCGGCACGCTGTGCGGCATCCTCGCCGGCAGCATCGACCACGACACCCGTGCCCGCGCCTTCCGCCGCATGCTGGAGATCGCGGAGCGCGAGGACCCCGCCTACACCGTCCTGCACCGCACGGTGAACTTCACCGCCAAGCGGCGCGACCTGCCCTGGAAGCCCGGCCAGTCCTTCGGCATGGACTTCCGCGCGCGGAACTGGGCGGCATGA
- a CDS encoding glycerophosphodiester phosphodiesterase family protein, whose protein sequence is MSTLVAAHRGGAILWPENSPTAFREAARLPVEQVEFDVHLSADGEVVVIHDATLDRTTEARGPVAARTLAELRAIRLKGTAGETIPTLREVAAILAPTPIAPRMELKTGANDARYPGLLPKSLAVLDAAGLLPRTTVTCFRLALAAEAMRDPRLQGRAIWLVARGVVQDAGVPGAIAAARAAGVPMLGLNAADCDESAIATCREAGMRVGAWAVNDAATIARVLALGVEVFTTDDPVTALRLRGA, encoded by the coding sequence ATGAGCACGCTGGTCGCGGCGCATCGCGGCGGCGCCATCCTGTGGCCCGAGAACAGCCCCACCGCCTTTCGCGAAGCCGCCCGCCTGCCGGTGGAACAGGTGGAGTTCGACGTCCACCTGTCCGCCGACGGCGAGGTGGTGGTGATCCATGACGCGACCCTGGACCGCACCACGGAAGCGCGGGGCCCCGTCGCCGCCCGCACGCTGGCCGAGCTACGCGCCATCCGCCTGAAGGGCACCGCCGGCGAAACTATCCCGACGCTGCGCGAGGTCGCCGCCATCCTGGCCCCCACGCCGATCGCCCCGCGCATGGAGCTGAAGACCGGCGCGAACGACGCCCGCTACCCCGGCCTGCTGCCCAAGTCGCTCGCGGTGCTGGACGCCGCCGGCCTCTTGCCCCGCACCACCGTCACCTGCTTCCGCCTGGCGCTCGCCGCCGAGGCGATGCGCGACCCGCGCCTGCAAGGCCGCGCCATCTGGCTGGTGGCGCGCGGCGTGGTACAGGACGCGGGCGTGCCCGGCGCCATCGCCGCCGCCCGGGCGGCCGGCGTGCCCATGCTCGGCCTCAACGCCGCCGATTGCGACGAGAGCGCCATCGCCACCTGCCGCGAGGCCGGAATGCGGGTGGGCGCCTGGGCGGTGAACGACGCCGCGACCATCGCCCGCGTGCTGGCGCTGGGGGTGGAGGTCTTCACCACGGATGACCCGGTGACGGCGCTGCGGCTGCGGGGGGCGTGA